A genomic window from Diospyros lotus cultivar Yz01 chromosome 2, ASM1463336v1, whole genome shotgun sequence includes:
- the LOC127794841 gene encoding pseudo histidine-containing phosphotransfer protein 2-like, translated as MERGQLDNMRQSLLDEGLIGETFIQLERLQTEADPNFIEEVVSIFYTTDSAKCLQNLEQALCKMALQQLKEELATLKGKLEAYFLLGRQVRVAEAVDGSDQAVDYQNGVSLCKMALQQLKEELATLKGKLEAYFLLGRQVRAVETADGSDQAVDHQNGVSL; from the exons ATGGAGAGGGGCCAACTTGACAACATGAGGCAGTCCCTTCTTGATGAG GGACTTATTGGTGAAACATTTATTCAATTAGAGAGATTGCAAACTGAGGCTGACCCTAACTTCATCGAAGAAGTTGTTTCAATATTCTACACCACGGATTCAGCTAAATGTCTTCAGAATTTAGAGCAAGCCTT ATGCAAGATGGCCCTCCAACAGCTCAAGGAAGAACTGGCAACTCTCAAAGGGAAGCTTGAAGCCTATTTTCTG TTGGGAAGACAAGTTCGAGTTGCAGAGGCTGTTGATGGCTCCGATCAAGCTGTGGATTACCAGAATGGAGTATCATT ATGCAAGATGGCCCTCCAACAGCTCAAGGAAGAGCTGGCAACTCTCAAAGGGAAGCTTGAAGCCTATTTTCTG TTGGGAAGACAAGTTCGAGCTGTTGAGACTGCTGATGGCTCCGATCAAGCTGTAGATCATCAGAACGGAGTATCATTGTAA